A genome region from Camelus ferus isolate YT-003-E chromosome 25, BCGSAC_Cfer_1.0, whole genome shotgun sequence includes the following:
- the ZNF623 gene encoding zinc finger protein 623, with amino-acid sequence MELAAPASGGAPELRLRGLLGNLEGQSLRSCASQEAGFKQVTVTHWKIQAGEAALVGGRSGGSPVLSSNLLILQRELIEGEAHPHRCDTHGEGFGQSARLAEHRRAHTGGRLYVCDVCGEDFVHLAGLGEHQKTHAGEKAFRCTQCGKGFCHSADLVRHQRVHTRERPFECKECGKGFSQSSLLIRHQRIHTGERPYECNECGKAFIRSSSLVRHYQTHTEVRQYECQECGKAFRHRSDLVEHQRIHTGERPFECSECGKAFIRSSKLVQHQRTHTGERPYVCSQCGKRFSQTSNFTQHQRIHTGQKLFQCSECGKAFFLSSYLIRHQKVHTGERVYECKECGKAFLQKAHLTEHQKIHAGHRPFECKDCGKAFIQSSKLLLHQIVHTGEKPYVCSYCGKGFIQRSNFLQHQKIHTEEKLYECSQYGKEFSSAPNFKSNQDVHQEGLPLSKTPVHLGKKYVGQGEHTDS; translated from the coding sequence ATGGAGCTTGCTGCCCCTGCATCTGGGGGGGCCCCCGAACTCAGGTTGAGGGGGCTGTTGGGAAACCTGGAAGGGCAGAGCCTGCGGAGCTGTGCCTCCCAGGAGGCAGGTTTCAAGCAAGTGACGGTCACCCACTGGAAGATCCAAGCAGGAGAAGCAGCCCTGGTGGGTGGTAGGTCAGGGGGGAGCCCGGTCCTGAGCTCCAACCTCCTCATACTTCAGAGAGAGCTTATAGAAGGGGAGGCCCACCCGCACAGGTGCGACACACACGGGGAGGGGTTTGGCCAGAGCGCCCGCCTTGCCGAGCACCGGCGAGCTCACACTGGAGGGAGGCTCTACGTGTGCGACGTGTGTGGGGAGGACTTCGTCCACCTCGCGGGCCTTGGGGAGCACCAGAAAACGCACGCGGGAGAAAAGGCGTTCAGGTGCACCCAGTGTGGGAAGGGTTTCTGTCACAGCGCAGACCTGGTCCGGCACCAGCGGGTTCACACCCGCGAGAGGCCTTTTGAATGCAAAGAGTGCGGGAAGGGCTTCAGCCAGAGCTCGCTGCTCATTCGACATCAGAGGATTCACACAGGCGAGCGGCCCTACGAGTGCAAcgagtgtgggaaggccttcatcCGCAGCTCCAGCCTGGTCCGGCACTACCAGACCCACACGGAGGTGCGGCAGTACGAGTGCCAGGAGTGCGGGAAGGCTTTCCGCCACCGCTCGGACCTCGTGGAGCACCAGCGCATTCACACCGGGGAGCGGCCCTTCGAGTGCAGCGAGTGCGGGAAGGCCTTCATCCGCAGCTCCAAGCTCGTTCAGCACCAGCGCACCCACACTGGGGAGCGGCCGTACGTCTGCAGCCAGTGCGGGAAGCGCTTCAGCCAGACGTCCAACTTCACCCAGCACCAGCGCATCCACACTGGCCAGAAGCTCTTCCAGTGCAGTGAGTGCGGGAAGGCCTTCTTTCTGAGCTCGTACCTCATCCGACACCAGAAAGTCCACACCGGGGAGCGCGTGTACGAGTGCAAGGAGTGTGGGAAGGCTTTCCTCCAGAAGGCGCACCTCACAGAGCACCAGAAGATCCACGCGGGGCACAGGCCCTTCGAGTGCAAGGACTGCGGGAAGGCGTTCATTCAGAGCTCCAAGCTCCTGCTGCATCAGATCGTCCACACTGGAGAAAAGCCCTACGTGTGCAGTTATTGTGGGAAAGGCTTTATTCAGAGGTCAAACTTCCTTCAGCACCAGAAGATTCACACTGAAGAGAAACTCTATGAATGCAGCCAGTATGGGAAAGAGTTCAGCTCAGCTCCAAACTTTAAAAGTAACCAAGATGTTCACCAGGAGGGACTTCCCTTGAGTAAGACCCCTGTACATTTGGGTAAGAAGTATGTAGGTCAGGGGGAGCACACGGACTCGTAA
- the LOC106730882 gene encoding translation initiation factor IF-2-like, whose translation MHMPHSLNFDTFSSLPGAGKVGGTRAHQEDECLEGREGRFREEHFRWEVSGSGRREQRGEGPRARGSAGCARPPPPTPGSPRPCGVRPPVSSAPAAPAAPARLRASARPPARSPAAPSPGDPSVAVGCFRVCDSAGRSGRIRFGKTFLPVSCDQTSTDRGKSARGLPSPAAPKSTDESNTRAAAPFCVPAPAVNGSSCCPISSLALGGVSLWDFSHSNR comes from the exons ATGCACATG CCGCATTCCctaaattttgatacattttcatCACTTCCGGGGGCCGGGAAGGTGGGCGGAACTCGCGCGCACCAGGAAGACGAATGCCTGGAGGGGCGGGAGGGCCGCTTCCGGGAAGAGCACTTCCGCTGGGAAGTCAGCGGAAGTGGGAGGCGGGAGCAGCGGGGGGAGGGGCCGCGAGCGCGGGGCTCGGCCGGCTgcgcccgccccccaccccccacccccggctctcCGCGGCCCTGCGGGGTCCGCCCGCCGGTCAGCAGTGCGCCCGCGGCCCCGGCTGCCCCAGCGCGCCTCCGCGCCTCGGCTCGTCCGCCCGCGCGCTCTCCGGCGGCGCCCTCCCCGGGCGACCCGTCCGTGGCCGTAGGCTGCTTCCGCGTCTGTGACTCCGCCGGGCGCTCCGGAAGGATCCGG TTTGGGAAGACTTTTCTCCCCGTGTCATGTGACCAGACGTCCACAGATCGTGGGAAAAGCGCTAGAGGTCTGCCCAGTCCTGCTGCTCCCAAGAGCACAGATGAGTCGAATACCAG AGCAGCTGCACCATTCTGTGTTCCCGCGCCAGCAGTGAATGGGAGCTCCTGTTGCCCCATCTCCTCCTTAGCACTTGGTGGTGTCAGCCTCTGGGACttcagccattctaacag GTGA